A genome region from Coffea arabica cultivar ET-39 chromosome 7e, Coffea Arabica ET-39 HiFi, whole genome shotgun sequence includes the following:
- the LOC113701656 gene encoding triacylglycerol lipase OBL1 isoform X1, with translation MASNGEAAFATNYLVLDPKEATVFDLLRFLLSSRADNRRFIFSPRGTRLPFPKRVVIVGSVVMQLILFMLAGPLALFGYALEQGLNLLHVNGGFMGLIFRILRGRRPVQAPDRDSPKFLSLIGLSDNREELDASIPIDDARYNSALAIMAAKVVYENPAHIEYVVSKIWKMEFMGFYDFWNAFQRKPTTQAMLFRQNKDSDSELICVSFRGTEPFAAEDWITDMDLSYFELPKVGRAHSGFMEALGLQRGSGWPKDLPQSTRQYAYYTIREILKDALKNNPKAKFIVTGHSLGGALAILFPSILAYHEEKDLLDRLDGVYTFGQPRVADSRFGAFVEQNLEGSTRKYFRIVYCNDLVPRVPWDNSWSDFQHFGKCIYFNSLYRGDIVDEVPNKNYFSIFMFMPKKMISAWELMRGFGMGMFMGPEYKELKVMRAVRLMGLFGLAGLPAHAPLDYVNSTRFASPNLYTSKPWLGQ, from the exons ATGGCTTCCAATGGGGAGGCGGCATTTGCTACCAACTATCTGGTGCTAGATCCGAAGGAAGCCACAGTCTTCGATCTCCTTCGTTTCTTGCTCTCCAGCCGTGCAGACAATAGAAGATTTATTTTTTCCCCAAGAGGGACGAGATTACCATTCCCTAAAAGGGTGGTCATAGTTGGCTCTGTCGTGATGCAACTTATCTTGTTCATGTTAGCAGGACCGCTAGCATTGTTTGGGTATGCACTCGAGCAGGGGCTTAACCTGCTGCACGTGAATGGCGGTTTTATGGGGCTTATCTTCAGAATCCTTCGGG GGCGCCGACCAGTACAAGCCCCAGATAGAGATTCGCCCAAGTTCCTGTCGCTGATTGGACTTTCAGACAACCGGGAAGAGCTGGATGCTAGCATCCCAATTGACGATGCGAGATATAATTCGGCTCTCGCAATAATGGCTGCCAAAGTCGTTTACGAGAACCCCGCTCATATCGAATATGTGGTCTCGAAAATCTGGAAG ATGGAATTCATGGGATTTTACGATTTCTGGAACG CTTTCCAAAGGAAACCGACAACACAAGCAATGTTGTTTCGACAAAATAAGGACTCGGACTCGGAACTGATATGTGTGTCCTTCAGAGGTACAGAACCCTTTGCTGCTGAAGATTGGATTACAGACATGGATCTCTCCTATTTTGAACTCCCAAAAGTGGGGAGGGCGCATTCTGGATTCATGGAAGCTCTTGGTCTACAGAGGGGCAGTGGTTGGCCCAAGGACCTACCCCAATCTACTAGGCAATACGCTTACTATACCATCCGGGAAATTCTGAAAGATGCTTTGAAAAACAATCCCAAGGCTAAATTTATAGTGACAGGTCACAGCTTGGGTGGTGCACTAGCAATCCTGTTTCCATCCATTTTGGCGTATCACGAAGAAAAGGATCTGTTGGACCGATTAGACGGGGTCTACACTTTTGGTCAACCAAGAGTTGCAGATTCCAGATTTGGAGCATTCGTGGAACAAAACCTGGAGGGCAGCACGCGCAAGTACTTTAGGATCGTTTATTGCAACGATCTTGTGCCTAGAGTCCCTTGGGACAATTCATGGAGCGATTTTCAGCACTTTGGAAAGTGTATCTACTTCAACAGCCTTTACAGGGGCGAT ATTGTTGATGAAGTACCAAACAAGAACTACTTTTCAATCTTCATGTTCATGCCCAAAAAAATGATCTCTGCTTGGGAGCTGATGAGAGGATTTGGGATGGGAATGTTTATGGGACCTGAATACAAGGAATTGAAGGTTATGCGAGCGGTTCGACTGATGGGCCTCTTCGGGTTGGCTGGCCTGCCAGCACATGCTCCTCTAGATTATGTCAATTCCACAAGGTTTGCGTCCCCGAATTTGTACACTTCCAAGCCATGGCTTGGCCAATAA
- the LOC113701656 gene encoding triacylglycerol lipase OBL1 isoform X2 has translation MAAKVVYENPAHIEYVVSKIWKMEFMGFYDFWNAFQRKPTTQAMLFRQNKDSDSELICVSFRGTEPFAAEDWITDMDLSYFELPKVGRAHSGFMEALGLQRGSGWPKDLPQSTRQYAYYTIREILKDALKNNPKAKFIVTGHSLGGALAILFPSILAYHEEKDLLDRLDGVYTFGQPRVADSRFGAFVEQNLEGSTRKYFRIVYCNDLVPRVPWDNSWSDFQHFGKCIYFNSLYRGDIVDEVPNKNYFSIFMFMPKKMISAWELMRGFGMGMFMGPEYKELKVMRAVRLMGLFGLAGLPAHAPLDYVNSTRFASPNLYTSKPWLGQ, from the exons ATGGCTGCCAAAGTCGTTTACGAGAACCCCGCTCATATCGAATATGTGGTCTCGAAAATCTGGAAG ATGGAATTCATGGGATTTTACGATTTCTGGAACG CTTTCCAAAGGAAACCGACAACACAAGCAATGTTGTTTCGACAAAATAAGGACTCGGACTCGGAACTGATATGTGTGTCCTTCAGAGGTACAGAACCCTTTGCTGCTGAAGATTGGATTACAGACATGGATCTCTCCTATTTTGAACTCCCAAAAGTGGGGAGGGCGCATTCTGGATTCATGGAAGCTCTTGGTCTACAGAGGGGCAGTGGTTGGCCCAAGGACCTACCCCAATCTACTAGGCAATACGCTTACTATACCATCCGGGAAATTCTGAAAGATGCTTTGAAAAACAATCCCAAGGCTAAATTTATAGTGACAGGTCACAGCTTGGGTGGTGCACTAGCAATCCTGTTTCCATCCATTTTGGCGTATCACGAAGAAAAGGATCTGTTGGACCGATTAGACGGGGTCTACACTTTTGGTCAACCAAGAGTTGCAGATTCCAGATTTGGAGCATTCGTGGAACAAAACCTGGAGGGCAGCACGCGCAAGTACTTTAGGATCGTTTATTGCAACGATCTTGTGCCTAGAGTCCCTTGGGACAATTCATGGAGCGATTTTCAGCACTTTGGAAAGTGTATCTACTTCAACAGCCTTTACAGGGGCGAT ATTGTTGATGAAGTACCAAACAAGAACTACTTTTCAATCTTCATGTTCATGCCCAAAAAAATGATCTCTGCTTGGGAGCTGATGAGAGGATTTGGGATGGGAATGTTTATGGGACCTGAATACAAGGAATTGAAGGTTATGCGAGCGGTTCGACTGATGGGCCTCTTCGGGTTGGCTGGCCTGCCAGCACATGCTCCTCTAGATTATGTCAATTCCACAAGGTTTGCGTCCCCGAATTTGTACACTTCCAAGCCATGGCTTGGCCAATAA